A stretch of Glandiceps talaboti chromosome 18, keGlaTala1.1, whole genome shotgun sequence DNA encodes these proteins:
- the LOC144449260 gene encoding alpha-N-acetylneuraminate alpha-2,8-sialyltransferase ST8SIA3-like yields the protein MTENPNSRRFRQEHWQEENNQSIPVDVRQKFNLSEEYTNPLGFINDIKQTMMQTLPWTHNIINRDKIRRHFSASGVKTAFYMNAREDKVGERLHLTTRNWTFVLSRDFYNQLIKGRPGPFQKTRPKTCSIVGSSGILLNSRCGAQIDKADAVFRINSPRLKPFRNDAGRNSIIYYI from the exons ATGACAGAGAATCCAAACTCACGAAGATTTCG ACAAGAACACTGGCAAGAAGAAAATAACCAAAGTATACCAGTGGACGTCAGGCAGAAGTTCAACCTTTCAGAGGAATATACCAACCCGTTAGGTTTTATAAatgatatcaaacaaacaatgatGCAGACGTTACCATGGACACATAACATTATTAACAGGGATAAAATCAG ACGCCATTTTTCCGCATCTGGAGTTAAAACGGCATTTTATATGAACGCCCGAGAAGATAAAGTTGGAGAACGATTACATCTTACCACAAGAAACTGGACATTTGTCTTGTCAAGGGATTTTTACAATCAATTAATAAAG GGGCGACCTGGACCATTTCAAAAGACGAGACCCAAGACATGTAGTATTGTTGGAAGTAGTGGTATCTTACTGAACAGTAGATGTGGTGCACAAATAGACAAAGCTGATGCAGTGTTTAG GATAAATTCTCCACGGTTAAAGCCATTCAGAAATGACGCAGGCAGGAATAGTATCATTTACTACATTTAA